A genomic stretch from Anaerococcus mediterraneensis includes:
- a CDS encoding valine--tRNA ligase, whose protein sequence is MDTKYSPQDFEKKIYENWENNGCFKAKVNPDKKPFTIVMPPPNVTGNLHLGHALNNTLQDIIIRYKRLAGFEALWIPGTDHASISTEAKVVEKIAKEDKSKKDLGRDGFLEEAWDWTHKYGGNIKKQLRTIGVSCDWDHDSFTMDENLTRAVKRVFKKMYDDGLIYRGDRIVNWDPKAETAISDAEVYHKDQKGKLWYIKYHYEDSDDFITIATTRPETMLGDLAVAVNPEDPRFKDKIGKNLVLPLVGRKIPIIEDSYVDMEYGTGCVKITPSHDPNDFEVGARHDLGQCVVLDSKAHIVDGYGKYSGMDRYEARKAMLSDLEKENLLVKIEEIDHAVGYSERTDVVIEPLISKQWFVKMDGFAQMCIDAYNDGDLKLIPENLSKTYMNWLENIRDWTISRQLWWGHRLPVYYTEDGEVIVSENEPDAEGKLEGKKVTQDEDSLDTWFSSALWPFATLGWPEENEEFDYFFPTNILITGYDIIFFWVIRMVFSSIYTTGKLPFDHVLFTGLIRDSQGRKMSKSLGNGVDPIDVVEKFGADALRFTLITGNSPGNDMRYDEDKLLASRNFANKLWNASRFVLMNIEEGDDLDFDGKNLTLEDEWILKRLNQVIEDVSKNLDKYEIGLAADRIEDFIWNEYCDWYIEFAKIRLYGDDKEAKAGVKKVLLYVLKNMLILLHPFMPFITEEIYSSLPNKDDMLIVEKWPEIKKEFDFIEEEKNVNSVIKAITAIRNQRASLNVPAKTKQKLTIVAENEANKALIEKIKDQFINLASASEVDVLEKSEAKIVDDGLVKLVFNEFSVYMSLDELMDYDKERERLESEIKKIEGEIKRAEGKLSNKGFVDKAPEAVVNKEKEKLADYKDLLEKTKASLEEIRDK, encoded by the coding sequence ATGGATACAAAATATAGTCCACAGGATTTTGAGAAGAAAATTTATGAAAATTGGGAAAACAATGGATGTTTCAAGGCAAAAGTCAACCCTGATAAAAAGCCTTTTACAATTGTTATGCCGCCACCAAATGTTACTGGTAATCTCCACCTAGGCCATGCCCTAAATAATACTCTGCAAGATATAATTATAAGATATAAAAGACTTGCAGGGTTTGAGGCCCTATGGATACCTGGTACTGATCATGCTTCTATATCAACAGAAGCTAAGGTAGTAGAAAAAATTGCCAAGGAAGACAAGAGCAAAAAAGACCTTGGTAGGGATGGATTTTTAGAGGAAGCTTGGGACTGGACCCATAAATATGGGGGCAACATAAAAAAGCAACTGAGAACTATAGGCGTTTCCTGTGATTGGGACCATGATTCCTTCACAATGGATGAGAATTTGACCCGTGCTGTCAAAAGAGTTTTCAAAAAAATGTATGATGACGGCTTGATTTATAGGGGAGATAGGATTGTAAACTGGGATCCGAAGGCAGAAACTGCTATTTCTGATGCAGAAGTTTATCACAAGGACCAAAAAGGAAAACTTTGGTATATCAAATACCATTATGAAGATAGTGATGACTTTATAACTATAGCTACAACTCGTCCAGAAACCATGCTTGGGGACCTTGCAGTAGCTGTCAATCCAGAAGACCCTAGGTTCAAAGATAAGATTGGTAAAAATCTAGTTTTGCCATTAGTAGGTAGAAAAATACCTATAATAGAAGATTCTTATGTTGATATGGAATATGGTACAGGTTGTGTAAAAATAACCCCATCCCATGACCCTAACGACTTTGAAGTAGGAGCTCGCCATGACCTTGGCCAATGTGTAGTCTTAGATAGTAAGGCTCATATAGTAGATGGCTATGGCAAATATTCTGGTATGGATAGGTATGAAGCCAGAAAAGCAATGCTAAGTGATTTGGAAAAAGAAAATCTTCTTGTAAAAATAGAAGAAATAGACCACGCAGTTGGATATTCTGAGAGAACTGATGTAGTTATAGAGCCTCTTATTTCTAAACAATGGTTTGTAAAAATGGATGGCTTTGCACAAATGTGCATAGATGCCTATAATGATGGTGATTTAAAACTTATACCAGAAAATTTATCCAAAACTTATATGAACTGGTTAGAAAATATAAGAGACTGGACTATATCTCGTCAGCTTTGGTGGGGTCACAGACTTCCTGTATATTATACAGAAGATGGAGAGGTTATAGTTTCAGAAAATGAACCAGATGCAGAAGGCAAACTAGAGGGCAAAAAAGTCACCCAAGATGAAGATAGTTTGGATACTTGGTTTTCATCAGCTTTATGGCCATTTGCGACCCTTGGTTGGCCAGAAGAAAACGAAGAGTTTGATTATTTCTTCCCAACCAATATCCTTATAACAGGTTATGATATCATATTTTTCTGGGTTATTAGAATGGTATTTTCTTCTATCTATACAACAGGAAAACTACCATTTGACCATGTTTTATTTACAGGATTAATCAGAGATAGCCAAGGCCGAAAGATGAGCAAATCTCTTGGCAATGGTGTAGACCCAATAGATGTTGTAGAGAAATTTGGTGCAGATGCCCTAAGGTTTACACTTATTACAGGCAACTCTCCAGGCAATGACATGAGATATGACGAGGATAAGCTCCTAGCTTCTAGAAACTTTGCCAACAAATTGTGGAATGCATCCAGGTTTGTCCTAATGAATATAGAAGAGGGCGATGACCTAGACTTTGATGGAAAAAATCTCACACTAGAAGATGAATGGATCCTAAAAAGACTCAACCAAGTTATAGAAGATGTATCCAAAAACCTAGATAAGTATGAAATAGGTCTAGCAGCTGATAGGATAGAGGACTTTATTTGGAATGAATACTGCGACTGGTATATAGAGTTTGCAAAAATTAGACTTTATGGAGATGACAAAGAGGCAAAGGCTGGTGTAAAGAAGGTTTTACTTTATGTCCTAAAAAATATGCTCATCCTCTTGCATCCATTCATGCCATTTATAACAGAAGAAATCTATTCATCACTTCCAAACAAAGATGATATGCTCATAGTTGAAAAATGGCCTGAAATCAAAAAAGAGTTTGACTTTATAGAAGAAGAAAAGAATGTAAACTCTGTTATAAAAGCTATAACAGCTATTAGAAACCAAAGGGCAAGCCTAAATGTACCTGCAAAAACTAAGCAAAAATTGACTATAGTTGCTGAAAATGAGGCAAATAAGGCCTTGATAGAAAAAATAAAAGATCAATTTATAAATCTCGCTAGCGCAAGTGAAGTTGATGTCCTAGAAAAATCTGAAGCGAAGATTGTTGATGATGGTCTAGTAAAATTAGTATTCAATGAATTTTCTGTTTATATGTCCCTAGATGAACTTATGGATTATGACAAGGAAAGAGAACGCCTAGAGTCTGAAATTAAAAAAATTGAGGGCGAAATCAAAAGAGCAGAGGGAAAGCTTTCTAACAAGGGCTTTGTGGACAAGGCACCAGAGGCAGTAGTAAATAAAGAAAAAGAAAAACTAGCTGACTACAAGGACCTCCTAGAAAAAACCAAGGCAAGCCTTGAAGAGATTAGGGATAAATAA
- the ppdK gene encoding pyruvate, phosphate dikinase — translation MRTKYVYSFNEGDRTMRDLIGGKGANLAEMTNMGINVPYGFSVTTEACIRYYQEGKILWDELNAEITEHIKDLEEHNGKTFGNNEDPLLVSVRSGAPISMPGMMDTILNLGLNDVAVEGLAKKTDNERFAYDSYRRFIQMFADVAMGLDKNRFEEVLTAKKEEKGVKTDHDLDAEDFKDVVKKYKEVYKNLAGEDFPQDPRKQLDLSIAAVFSSWNNDRAILYRKLNDIDDKMGTAVNVQTMVFGNMGETSGTGVAFSRNPATGENVLYGEYLMNAQGEDVVAGVRTPEPISHLHDLMPEVYDEFYNTAQTLEKHYKDMQDMEFTIQDGKLYILQTRNGKRTAQAAVQVAVDMVNEGLVDEKEALLRVNPQDLDGLLHPTFTQAALDGSAPITKGLAASPGAAVGKIAFSAAEATKRAKDGETVILVREETSPEDLEGMVSAVGILTARGGMTSHAAVVARGMGKCCVSGASDIHVNELEHTIRVNGQVLTDDDTISIDGSTGAIYKGSLATQPPQLHGAFGQFMEWVDKYRDMNVRTNADTPRDAKQALEFGAEGIGLCRTEHMFFADDRIFQVRKMILASDLETREAALEKILPMQEEDFYQIYKLMGERPVTVRLLDPPLHEFLPKGEKEIADLALELKLQPARILERISELQEVNPMLGFRGLRLGVIYPEISRMQARAIMQAAIRLNNEGVNVVPEIMIPLSSDVHELAYVKDIVVKEIEEVFKEQGKEIKYLVGTMIEIPRAAITADEIAQITDFFSFGTNDLTQMTFGLSRDDAGKFLPAYIDKDIFEKDPFQVLDQKGVGFLVETAVEKGSKANPALHLGICGEHGGEPRTVKYLYKVGLDYVSCSPFRIPIAKLAAAQAAIEKNK, via the coding sequence ATGAGAACAAAATACGTTTATAGCTTTAACGAAGGCGATCGTACAATGAGAGACTTAATCGGAGGCAAGGGTGCAAACCTAGCTGAGATGACAAACATGGGTATCAATGTTCCTTATGGTTTCTCTGTAACAACTGAGGCATGTATTAGATATTACCAAGAAGGTAAAATTCTTTGGGATGAATTAAACGCAGAGATCACAGAACATATAAAAGATCTTGAAGAACACAATGGGAAAACATTTGGCAACAATGAAGACCCACTACTTGTATCAGTAAGATCAGGAGCTCCAATATCAATGCCAGGTATGATGGATACAATCCTAAACCTAGGTCTAAATGATGTAGCTGTTGAGGGTCTAGCTAAAAAAACAGACAATGAAAGATTTGCATATGACTCTTATAGAAGATTTATCCAAATGTTTGCTGATGTTGCAATGGGACTTGATAAAAACAGGTTTGAAGAAGTTTTGACTGCAAAAAAAGAAGAAAAAGGTGTCAAAACTGACCACGATCTAGATGCTGAAGATTTTAAAGATGTAGTAAAAAAATACAAGGAAGTTTATAAAAACCTCGCTGGCGAAGACTTCCCACAAGATCCAAGAAAACAACTAGACCTATCAATAGCAGCTGTATTTTCTTCTTGGAACAATGATAGAGCTATTCTTTATAGAAAACTTAATGACATAGATGACAAGATGGGAACAGCTGTTAACGTTCAAACCATGGTATTTGGTAATATGGGTGAAACCTCTGGAACTGGTGTAGCATTTTCTAGAAACCCAGCTACAGGCGAAAATGTCCTTTATGGTGAATACCTAATGAACGCTCAGGGTGAGGACGTAGTTGCAGGTGTAAGAACACCAGAACCAATCAGCCACCTTCACGACCTCATGCCTGAAGTCTATGATGAATTTTATAATACAGCCCAAACTCTTGAAAAACACTATAAAGATATGCAAGATATGGAATTTACAATCCAAGATGGTAAACTTTATATCCTACAAACAAGAAATGGTAAAAGGACTGCCCAAGCAGCTGTACAAGTAGCTGTTGATATGGTAAATGAGGGTCTAGTTGATGAAAAAGAAGCTCTATTAAGAGTCAACCCACAAGACCTAGATGGTCTTCTTCACCCAACATTTACCCAAGCTGCCCTAGATGGTTCAGCACCTATAACAAAAGGTCTAGCAGCATCACCAGGAGCTGCTGTTGGTAAGATAGCTTTCTCTGCTGCTGAGGCAACAAAACGTGCTAAAGATGGCGAGACTGTAATCCTAGTTCGTGAAGAAACAAGCCCAGAAGACCTTGAAGGTATGGTTTCAGCTGTAGGAATACTCACAGCTCGTGGTGGTATGACTTCTCACGCTGCAGTAGTAGCTAGAGGTATGGGTAAATGCTGTGTATCAGGTGCCTCTGACATTCACGTCAATGAACTAGAACATACAATCAGAGTAAACGGCCAAGTTTTGACAGATGATGATACAATTTCTATAGATGGTTCAACAGGAGCTATATATAAAGGATCTCTTGCTACCCAACCACCACAACTCCATGGTGCCTTCGGTCAATTTATGGAATGGGTTGATAAATATAGAGATATGAATGTCAGAACAAATGCTGATACACCTAGAGATGCCAAACAAGCCCTAGAATTTGGAGCTGAAGGTATTGGTCTTTGTAGAACAGAGCACATGTTCTTTGCTGATGATAGAATATTCCAAGTTAGAAAGATGATTTTAGCTTCTGATCTTGAAACAAGAGAAGCAGCTCTTGAAAAAATCCTTCCAATGCAAGAAGAAGACTTCTATCAAATCTACAAGCTTATGGGAGAAAGACCTGTTACAGTTAGACTTCTTGACCCACCACTACACGAATTCTTACCAAAGGGAGAAAAAGAAATAGCAGACCTTGCTCTAGAATTAAAACTACAACCTGCTAGAATCCTAGAAAGAATTTCTGAACTCCAAGAAGTAAACCCAATGCTTGGTTTTAGAGGTCTAAGACTTGGTGTTATCTATCCAGAAATCTCTAGAATGCAAGCTCGTGCAATAATGCAAGCAGCAATCAGACTAAACAATGAAGGCGTAAACGTAGTTCCAGAAATCATGATCCCACTATCATCAGATGTTCACGAACTAGCCTACGTCAAAGATATAGTTGTCAAAGAAATAGAAGAAGTTTTCAAAGAACAAGGCAAAGAAATTAAATACCTAGTAGGTACCATGATTGAGATCCCAAGAGCAGCTATAACTGCTGATGAGATAGCTCAAATCACTGACTTCTTTAGCTTCGGTACAAACGACCTTACACAAATGACCTTTGGTCTATCAAGAGATGACGCTGGTAAATTCTTGCCTGCTTATATAGACAAGGATATTTTTGAAAAAGATCCATTCCAAGTTCTTGATCAAAAAGGCGTTGGCTTCTTAGTAGAAACTGCTGTAGAAAAAGGATCAAAAGCAAATCCTGCCCTACACCTAGGTATCTGTGGTGAACACGGTGGAGAGCCTAGAACAGTCAAATACCTATACAAGGTTGGACTTGACTATGTTTCATGCTCACCATTTAGAATTCCAATAGCTAAACTTGCAGCAGCTCAAGCAGCAATTGAAAAAAATAAATAA
- a CDS encoding pyruvate, water dikinase regulatory protein: MKLVVYIISDKDSLAIKDLVNSTMIRFSIAYEIKLFSKVNSIKKLSGILLSINNKGQTIIYHSFEDSNMNAYVKNFCISNGYADVALIDYSIRAVSNFLNQDPEGDYYPLDDPASLHNRRLDALDFAIKFDDGQDFRGLSTCDIAIIGVSRSSKTPLSMYLASKGFKVSNIPLLIDSKVPKELFEIDPKKIFGLTIDKEVLKKIREERLRSLGLSSNSIYSSKERIDSEIDYALELMNDLGCLIIDVTYKSIEETSEIIINNINENKKGKEI, encoded by the coding sequence ATGAAATTGGTAGTATATATAATATCAGATAAGGATAGCTTGGCTATAAAAGACTTGGTTAATAGCACTATGATCCGTTTTTCAATAGCCTATGAGATCAAGCTATTTAGCAAGGTCAATAGTATAAAAAAACTTTCTGGTATTTTATTGTCTATAAATAATAAAGGCCAGACAATCATTTATCACTCTTTTGAAGATTCCAATATGAATGCATATGTCAAAAATTTCTGTATATCTAATGGATATGCTGATGTGGCACTGATTGATTATTCAATAAGAGCTGTATCCAATTTTTTAAATCAAGATCCTGAAGGTGATTACTATCCATTAGATGATCCAGCAAGTCTTCATAATAGAAGGCTAGATGCTCTAGATTTTGCCATAAAATTTGATGATGGACAAGATTTTAGGGGCCTTTCTACTTGCGACATTGCTATAATAGGAGTTTCAAGGTCATCAAAAACTCCCCTATCCATGTATTTGGCTAGTAAGGGCTTCAAGGTGAGTAATATTCCCTTATTGATTGATTCAAAGGTTCCAAAAGAGCTCTTTGAAATAGACCCAAAAAAAATATTTGGTCTTACAATTGATAAGGAAGTTCTAAAAAAAATCAGAGAAGAAAGATTAAGGTCCCTAGGCCTTAGTTCAAATTCTATTTATTCATCCAAGGAAAGAATAGATAGTGAAATAGACTATGCTCTTGAACTTATGAATGATTTAGGCTGCCTTATTATTGATGTGACATATAAGTCTATAGAAGAAACTTCAGAAATCATCATCAACAATATAAATGAAAATAAGAAAGGAAAAGAAATATGA
- a CDS encoding CidA/LrgA family protein has protein sequence MKTLKGITILFFCLILGEISRALIDFPIPPVIYGMLYLLIFLLVGLFKVDDVEDVSNALLGNLAFLFVPITVMLMDQLDVLGENIVAILAITIISLFLTMGVTAKVVELVQKGRNK, from the coding sequence TTGAAAACTCTAAAAGGAATTACAATTTTATTTTTTTGTTTAATACTCGGTGAAATATCTAGAGCATTAATAGACTTTCCAATTCCTCCAGTTATCTACGGTATGTTATATTTGCTTATTTTCTTATTGGTTGGCTTGTTTAAAGTTGATGATGTTGAAGATGTTTCGAATGCTTTGCTTGGAAATTTAGCATTTTTATTTGTACCTATTACAGTCATGCTTATGGATCAATTAGATGTATTAGGTGAAAATATTGTTGCTATACTTGCAATCACAATTATATCTTTATTTTTGACAATGGGAGTCACAGCAAAGGTAGTAGAGCTTGTACAAAAAGGAAGGAACAAATAA
- a CDS encoding IS1182 family transposase, with protein MLYKNEKNNTEQVQMVSVEQLVPKDHILRKIDKYIDFNFIYDLVEDKYSQTTGRPSIDPVVLIKLVILQYFFNINSMRQTIREVEVNIAYRWFLGLDFYDKVPHFSTFGKNYERRFKNTDIFNQIFENILDQAMSYGFVDTKIQFVDSTHVKAHANRHKSQKVKIKKKVKSYQRKLEKEVNEDRNKNGKDDFDYPDGEILEEKEISQSTTDPESGLFHKGNHKEVYAYSIQTSCDKNGWILGYKAYPGNLHDSTTFPSFFKEKLEKYKSEKIVMDAGYKIPAIAKELIEKGIMPVLPYTKPKGRRNDKESFYPKEYKYDETNDCYICPENKILLYSTTKREGYRIYKSKKSLCEDCPSLSKCTKSKSKVKVIIRHIWQGYIDYCEWYRLTKAGKAEYKQRKETIERQFGSAKEYHSFRYTNMIGKEKMSMKAALTFACLNIKKLAKLLDRLDGDGGNFPLFTKEFTLLFEKLIYFKINIEKAPTIPIY; from the coding sequence ATGCTATACAAAAATGAAAAAAATAACACCGAACAAGTTCAAATGGTATCAGTAGAACAATTGGTCCCAAAAGATCACATATTAAGAAAAATAGACAAATACATAGACTTCAACTTCATATACGATCTAGTAGAAGATAAATACTCACAAACAACAGGAAGACCAAGTATAGACCCAGTAGTATTAATAAAGCTTGTAATCCTACAATACTTCTTCAACATAAACAGCATGAGGCAAACAATAAGAGAAGTAGAAGTAAACATAGCCTATCGATGGTTTTTAGGTCTAGACTTCTACGATAAAGTTCCACACTTCTCAACCTTCGGGAAAAACTATGAAAGAAGATTTAAAAACACAGACATATTCAATCAAATATTCGAAAACATCCTAGACCAAGCAATGAGCTATGGATTCGTAGACACAAAAATACAATTTGTAGACTCAACCCATGTAAAAGCCCACGCCAACAGACATAAAAGTCAAAAAGTAAAAATAAAGAAAAAAGTAAAATCCTATCAAAGAAAACTAGAAAAAGAAGTAAATGAAGACAGAAACAAAAATGGAAAAGATGACTTTGATTACCCAGATGGTGAAATATTAGAAGAAAAAGAAATAAGTCAATCAACAACAGATCCAGAAAGTGGACTATTCCATAAAGGAAACCACAAAGAAGTATACGCATACTCAATCCAAACATCATGTGATAAAAATGGATGGATCTTAGGATACAAAGCCTATCCAGGAAACCTACACGACTCAACAACCTTCCCATCATTCTTCAAAGAAAAATTAGAAAAATACAAGTCAGAAAAGATAGTAATGGATGCAGGATACAAAATACCAGCAATAGCAAAAGAACTAATAGAAAAAGGAATAATGCCAGTCTTACCATATACAAAACCAAAAGGAAGAAGAAACGATAAAGAATCTTTCTATCCAAAAGAATATAAATATGACGAAACGAACGACTGCTACATATGCCCAGAAAACAAAATACTCCTGTACTCAACAACAAAACGAGAAGGCTACAGAATATATAAAAGCAAGAAAAGCTTATGTGAAGACTGCCCATCTTTAAGCAAATGTACAAAAAGTAAAAGCAAGGTAAAAGTAATAATAAGGCATATATGGCAAGGATACATAGACTATTGTGAATGGTACAGACTAACCAAAGCAGGAAAAGCAGAATATAAGCAAAGAAAAGAAACAATAGAAAGACAATTCGGAAGTGCTAAAGAATACCATAGTTTTAGATATACCAATATGATAGGTAAGGAAAAAATGAGTATGAAAGCGGCACTAACTTTTGCGTGCCTAAATATAAAAAAATTAGCAAAATTACTGGATAGATTAGACGGAGATGGAGGTAATTTTCCTCTGTTTACTAAAGAATTTACGTTATTATTTGAAAAATTAATATATTTTAAAATAAATATAGAAAAAGCGCCAACAATCCCAATTTATTAG
- a CDS encoding cold-shock protein: MSIGVVKFFDNKKGFGFIKWAGVDLFVHYSDIISDQEFKRLETGENVSFEKVDAPRGPQAKNVKIID; the protein is encoded by the coding sequence ATGAGTATAGGTGTTGTAAAATTTTTTGATAACAAAAAGGGATTTGGCTTTATAAAATGGGCAGGAGTTGACCTTTTTGTACATTATTCAGATATAATAAGTGATCAAGAATTTAAAAGATTAGAAACTGGGGAAAATGTTAGCTTTGAAAAAGTTGATGCTCCTAGGGGGCCACAGGCAAAGAATGTAAAAATTATAGATTAA
- a CDS encoding class I SAM-dependent methyltransferase, whose product MYGEFSYIYDKLSFDIEYEKYAENIKLLCEKYKIDKENMLELACGSGMLTKHFFDEFNQIDALDISTDMLQCFADKYDNDNVNLIYYDMVEYEKKDFYDLIVILLDSINYVTDPKKLEKLFINSYANLKDDSLFVFDINSEMKMRDIFGSECYVYEYEDIFYTWDNFLEDDLIDMHLNFFVENEDGSYKRIREYQQERIYSIDFIKKLLEKTGFVDIEIFDEDTMRKVDDDTLRVLFSARKAKK is encoded by the coding sequence ATGTATGGTGAGTTTTCCTATATCTATGATAAACTAAGTTTTGATATAGAATATGAAAAATATGCTGAAAATATAAAATTATTGTGTGAAAAATACAAGATTGATAAGGAAAACATGCTCGAGCTAGCTTGTGGCTCGGGCATGCTTACAAAACATTTTTTTGATGAATTTAATCAAATAGATGCTCTTGATATATCGACAGATATGCTACAATGTTTTGCGGATAAATATGACAATGACAATGTAAATCTCATCTACTATGATATGGTTGAATATGAGAAAAAAGACTTTTATGACCTCATAGTCATCCTTTTGGATAGCATAAATTATGTGACAGATCCAAAAAAATTAGAAAAACTCTTTATCAATTCTTATGCTAACCTCAAAGATGACTCTTTATTTGTTTTTGATATCAATTCAGAAATGAAAATGAGGGATATTTTTGGATCAGAATGTTATGTGTATGAATATGAGGATATTTTTTATACCTGGGATAATTTTCTTGAAGATGATTTGATAGATATGCACCTTAATTTCTTTGTGGAAAATGAAGACGGATCATACAAAAGGATAAGAGAATACCAACAAGAAAGAATATATAGCATAGATTTTATAAAAAAGCTTTTAGAAAAAACAGGATTTGTCGATATAGAAATATTTGATGAAGATACAATGAGAAAAGTAGATGATGATACACTCAGGGTACTTTTCTCAGCAAGAAAGGCAAAAAAATGA
- a CDS encoding FAD-binding oxidoreductase — protein MDNKYNKITPEIIEEIKSAVKGKVYIGDEINPDFYHDEMPIYGSGEPEVLVTATCTEDVSNICRICNENKIPVIARGMGSGIVGAAVSIKGGVMIDMRSMNKILEYDEENFVVTVEPGVLLDDLDKDCRTRGFFYAPDPGQRLSCVGGNVSTNAGGMKAVKYGTTRDYVRKMEVVLADGTVMELGANVKKTTTGYDLKSLVIGSEGTLAIITKLMLRILPVPTQDISILVPFRSLKEAVSTVPALFRAHINPQSCEFMTLDMIKFTEDYLGKETFPHEYDGVEAQAFLLIRFDGNDEDELYSLAERTAEVASEYNCLEPLLADTPDRKEQAWLARHSMYEALVQQYKTLDECDVVVPISKISEFIDVVDSSAKQYDFMVQYVGHAGDGNIHVFGVTNDMEEEEFKRQMHEWLEILYNKAYEFGGNISGEHGIGHGKIQYLKEQEGEDKINLMKRVKYAFDPNGILNPGKVIL, from the coding sequence ATGGATAATAAATATAACAAAATAACACCTGAAATTATTGAAGAGATAAAATCTGCTGTTAAGGGAAAAGTATACATAGGCGATGAAATCAATCCTGATTTTTATCATGATGAAATGCCAATCTATGGTTCTGGTGAGCCAGAGGTATTAGTTACTGCAACATGTACAGAAGACGTATCAAATATTTGTAGGATATGTAATGAAAACAAAATCCCAGTTATAGCTAGAGGTATGGGATCTGGTATCGTTGGTGCTGCAGTATCTATTAAGGGTGGAGTTATGATCGATATGAGATCAATGAACAAAATCCTAGAATATGACGAAGAAAACTTTGTAGTCACAGTAGAGCCAGGCGTTTTATTAGATGATCTTGACAAAGACTGTAGAACACGTGGATTCTTCTACGCTCCAGACCCAGGACAAAGATTATCATGTGTAGGTGGAAATGTTTCTACAAACGCAGGCGGTATGAAGGCTGTTAAATACGGTACAACAAGAGACTACGTTAGAAAGATGGAAGTAGTTCTTGCTGATGGTACTGTAATGGAACTTGGTGCTAATGTTAAAAAAACCACAACTGGTTATGACCTAAAGAGCTTGGTTATAGGTTCAGAAGGTACACTTGCAATTATAACAAAATTGATGTTAAGAATTCTTCCAGTGCCAACTCAAGATATATCAATTCTTGTTCCATTTAGAAGTCTAAAAGAAGCTGTTTCAACAGTTCCAGCTTTATTTAGAGCTCATATAAACCCACAATCTTGTGAATTTATGACCCTAGATATGATCAAATTTACTGAAGATTATCTAGGCAAAGAAACATTCCCACATGAATATGATGGAGTTGAAGCTCAAGCATTCCTACTAATCCGTTTTGATGGAAATGATGAAGATGAGCTTTACTCATTGGCAGAAAGAACAGCTGAAGTAGCATCTGAATATAACTGTCTAGAACCACTACTAGCTGATACACCAGACAGAAAAGAACAAGCTTGGCTAGCAAGACACTCTATGTATGAAGCACTTGTACAACAATATAAAACACTTGATGAGTGTGACGTTGTAGTTCCAATTTCTAAAATATCAGAATTTATCGATGTAGTTGACAGTTCAGCTAAACAATATGACTTTATGGTTCAATATGTAGGCCACGCTGGTGACGGTAATATCCACGTATTTGGTGTAACTAATGATATGGAAGAAGAAGAATTCAAGAGACAAATGCATGAGTGGTTGGAAATCCTTTATAATAAAGCTTATGAATTTGGCGGAAATATCTCAGGTGAACACGGTATAGGCCATGGTAAAATCCAATACCTAAAAGAACAAGAAGGCGAAGATAAGATTAATTTGATGAAGAGAGTTAAATACGCATTTGACCCTAATGGCATCTTGAACCCAGGTAAGGTTATTCTTTAG